A part of Drosophila ananassae strain 14024-0371.13 chromosome 2R, ASM1763931v2, whole genome shotgun sequence genomic DNA contains:
- the LOC6506280 gene encoding mediator of RNA polymerase II transcription subunit 11: MNPLDKIHALDEIEKEIILCMQSAGQALQELGKEKSSQKNAETQSQQFLKSLSSVESKLSEQINYLTQVSTGQPHEGSGYASAKVLQMAWHRIQHARSRVRELEETKAKHSHAARQQQKRQQEHAAAQQQQQQQQQQQQQQQQQQQAAQQQQSSGSSGGVGAAGGGDHPMGGDNSMSTN; encoded by the exons ATGAATCCCCTGGACAAAATTCACGCTCTGGATGAGATTGAAAAGGAGATAATATTGTGTATGCAGAGTGCAG GCCAAGCATTGCAAGAGTTGGGGAAGGAAAAATCTTCGCAAAAAAATGCCGAAACTCAATCGCAACAATTCCTCAAGAGTCTCTCGAGTGTGGAGTCTAAACTCTCCGAGCAAATCAACTACCTAACCCAGGTGTCCACCGGACAACCGCACGAAGGATCTGGATATGCTTCAGCAAAGGTGCTGCAAATGGCCTGGCATCGCATTCAACATGCCAGATCCCGGGTTCGGGAATTGGAGGAGACCAAGGCGAAGCACTCGCATGCCGCCCGTCAACAACAGAAACGCCAGCAGGAGCACGCCGCCgctcagcagcagcagcaacaacagcaacagcagcagcagcaacaacaacagcagcaacaggcgGCACAACAGCAGCAATCGAGTGGGAGCAGTGGCGGGGTAGGAGCTGCCGGTGGAGGAGACCATCCCATGGGAGGCGACAACTCCATGTCAACGAACTAA
- the LOC6493674 gene encoding nuclear fragile X mental retardation-interacting protein 1, with product MEEKVQPKFLLPPPKFDKPNGPSQANTHFLTPCGMTLLPRAKQPPPMYGARGATVPAKFLPKEQNVPSPVPETPPIYDCPPVPEHCYTCGMQLANSQDMKRHLEQHEECPAEDCDFAALHNILERHIEANHITGAYKKVKKVWTAEDLAAWRAERRKKYPTAANVELARLAKEQRIKRGERLEASKSRFGRREDRERSRWGQNKQASKAKSRQRRKDHTHERKKSQSSTKTVAEKKEQRPVSENQASQPQAKQDEEDTSSSELKKFQGTGHMSDYKHFKDKAKKEDNAIFGLVGMYGSESDEETESDSEDSEEQKEDEVPMAEEVSDKRQTDDSSHSSTNVNISENIDNNPTEDKSSAVERASSSNEAPEEEPIQRITETPTDPIIGISENFDNKLIEEKPSAVEKGSSSDEASGEEPIQRITEATTGTVQPEPGNAELSDEAPAEEPIQRVTESINETLEPSTSSEATKPKQPEKRPAPKRFYGLNYKRARRTTPQNTMLSKLLAKDIIHERNVLLQCVRHVCQSNFFGIGQPPKEPPACDN from the exons ATGGAAGAAAAGGTTCAACCGAAATTCCTGCTTCCACCGCCAAAGTTTGACAAGCCTAATGGACCCAGCCAGGCCAACACACACTTCCTTACCCCCTGTGGGATGACCCTGCTGCCAAGGGCCAAGCAACCGCCGCCCATGTATGGCGCACGAGGAGCAACAGTTCCTGCCAAGTTTCTACCCAAGGAACAG AATGTTCCATCTCCTGTGCCTGAAACTCCTCCAATTTACGATTGTCCCCCTGTTCCCGAGCACTGTTATACCTGTGGCATGCAACTGGCCAACTCGCAGGATATGAAGCGGCATCTGGAGCAACATGAGGAATGTCCTGCCGAGGATTGCGACTTTGCAGCTCTTCACAATATCTTGGAAAGGCATATAGAAGCTAATCACATCACGGGTGCCTACAAAAAGGTGAAGAAAGTGTGGACAGCAGAGGACTTGGCTGCATGGAGGGCAGAACGGAGAAAGAA ATATCCAACAGCAGCTAATGTAGAACTTGCCCGATTGGCGAAAGAGCAGCGGATAAAACGCGGAGAGCGCTTGGAGGCTTCCAAATCTAGATTTGGCAGACGGGAAGATCGAGAGAGGAGTCGATGGGGCCAAAATAAACAGGCTTCCAAAGCCAAGAGCAGACAAAGAAGAAAGGACCACACTCATGAAAGGAAAAAGAGTCAAAGCTCTACCAAAACAGTTGCTGAAAAAAAGGAACAAAGACCTGTTTCAGAAAACCAAGCATCTCAACCTCAAGCTAAACAAGACGAAGAGGACACAAGCTCCTCCGaactaaaaaaatttcaaGGAACTGGTCACATGTCAGACTATAAACACTTTAAAGATAAGGCCAAGAAAGAGGACAATGCTATATTCGGTTTAGTGGGCATGTATGGCTCCGAAAGTGATGAAGAAACCGAATCTGACTCAGAGGACAGTGAAGAACAAAAAGAAGATGAAGTTCCAATGGCTGAAGAAGTTAGTGATAAAAGACAAACTGATGATAGTTCACACTCTTCCACTAATGTTAATATTAGTGAAAATATTGACAATAATCCAACAGAAGATAAATCCTCTGCTGTGGAAAGAGCTTCCTCTTCCAACGAAGCCCCCGAAGAAGAACCCATTCAGAGAATCACAGAGACTCCGACAGACCCTATTATTGGTATCAGTGAAAATTTCGACAATAAACTTATAGAAGAAAAACCCTCTGCTGTGGAAAAAGGCTCCTCTTCAGATGAAGCATCCGGAGAAGAACCCATTCAGAGAATCACAGAGGCTACGACAGGCACTGTTCAGCCTGAACCAGGAAATGCTGAATTATCTGATGAAGCACCTGCCGAAGAACCAATTCAACGAGTAACTGAAAGTATAAATGAAACGTTGGAGCCATCAACATCAAGTGAAGCAACGAAACCTAAACAACCAGAAAAGCGGCCAGCGCCCAAACGCTTCTACGGCTTAAACTACAAAAGAGCTCGTAGGACGACACCACAAAATACTATGCTGTCCAAGCTTTTGGCAAAGGATATAATACACGAAAGGAATGTTCTGCTGCAGTGCGTGCGTCATGTTTGCCAAAGTAACTTCTTTGGCATTGGTCAGCCTCCAAAGGAGCCTCCAGCCTGTGATAACTAG